TTGTAATCTTAAAGCGAGTAAATGATGAAAATAATCGTGTGGTTCAGTGTTTTAATGATGGTATTTTTCGGGTATTCCTGTACTTCCGGCAAGGGAGATGGAATACGTTACATATTTTTCTTGATTGGAGACGGGATGGGGAACGGGCAAGTGACCGGAACTCAGTTTTACCGGGCAGAACTGGATGGACGGATCGGTTTGGATTCGTTATCTTTTACCGGATTTCCAGTAGTAAACATGATGTCCACGTACTCGGCATTTAACGCGATTACTTGTTCGGCTGCGGCGGGAACAGCTTTAGCTACCGGAACCCGCACTTCAAACGGAACTATCGGTAAGGATGCTATTCACTCGAAAGACGTGTATAGTATTGCCGTAAAAGCGAAGGAAAAAGGTTTGAGCGTGGGTATTACAACTAGCGTGAGTATCGATCATGCGACGCCCGCCGTATTTTATGCTCATCAGTCTAGCCGGAGCATGTACTACGAGATCGCTATGGATGCCGTTAAGACGGGATTTGACCTTTATGCGGGAAGTGGTTTTTTACAGACTCGTTCAATGACGGATTCAACAGCCCCGGACGTGTATCGTAGTTTCGAGGATGCGGGATACACGATTGCCAGGGGATATGACGATTTTAATCGTAAACGGGAAAAAGCAACTAAAATGGTTTTCGTGCAGGAAACAGGGGCGAGTCCATTCAGTTTGCCTTACGCGATCGACCGGAAACCGGGGGATTTAACGTTGTCTGAAATAACCCGGGGAGCAATAGATTATCTTTTTCAAAAATCAAATAAAGGTTTTTTTCTGATGGTAGAAGGTGGTAAAATAGACTGGGCCTGCCATAGCAACGATGGGGCGACAATGGTGAATGAGGTGATGGATTTCTCGGATGCAGTGGAAGTTGTCTTGGAATTTTACCACCAACATCCGGACGAAACGCTGGTTGTCGTGACTGCCGATCATGAGACCGGAGGTGTGGGGCTTGGCACGCGAGGATATGATTTGAATCTGAAACTTTTATCTTACCAGCAAAATTCTTTGGATGTGCTGTCCGAGCGCTTGGTTTCTTTGCGGGAAAAACGGGGAGGTAAAGTCCGATGGGAAGAAGTGAAAACTGTATTGTCTGAAGAACTGGGTTTTTGGAATGAAATAGAGATCACGAAAGAGGAAGAAGACGTCCTGAAATCAGAGTTTGAATGTTCTTATCTACAAGCGGGGGCTGCTCTAAGGGGATTGTATGCTGTTGTGGAA
The window above is part of the Butyricimonas paravirosa genome. Proteins encoded here:
- a CDS encoding alkaline phosphatase; amino-acid sequence: MMKIIVWFSVLMMVFFGYSCTSGKGDGIRYIFFLIGDGMGNGQVTGTQFYRAELDGRIGLDSLSFTGFPVVNMMSTYSAFNAITCSAAAGTALATGTRTSNGTIGKDAIHSKDVYSIAVKAKEKGLSVGITTSVSIDHATPAVFYAHQSSRSMYYEIAMDAVKTGFDLYAGSGFLQTRSMTDSTAPDVYRSFEDAGYTIARGYDDFNRKREKATKMVFVQETGASPFSLPYAIDRKPGDLTLSEITRGAIDYLFQKSNKGFFLMVEGGKIDWACHSNDGATMVNEVMDFSDAVEVVLEFYHQHPDETLVVVTADHETGGVGLGTRGYDLNLKLLSYQQNSLDVLSERLVSLREKRGGKVRWEEVKTVLSEELGFWNEIEITKEEEDVLKSEFECSYLQAGAALRGLYAVVEPLAKQAVQLLNNKAGMGWTTPEHTGTRVPVYAIGAGAWRFDGSPLNNTDIPRIIAESAGWD